Below is a genomic region from Enterobacter hormaechei subsp. xiangfangensis.
TTCTGAAAAATCCCGCTTAATGCGGGATTTTTTATGCCTGTAATATCCGCCCGAACATCTCCTTACATTCTGTCATATTGTGAGGCTCCGTATTTAACGTCCTTGACAATCCCCCGTCATTTACAGAGTGACAGGCATAAAAAAACCGGTGGGCGACGCCACACCGGTCTTGTTCACAGGCTGGTGAGTTTATTACTTAATACCCACGCTACCTTTGAGCCAGGCTTTAAATTCTTCACCCAGGCTGTTATGGCGAATACCATATTCGACGAATGCCTGCATATAACCGAGCTTATTCCCGCAGTCATGGCTCTTACCTTTCATATGGTAGGCTTCCACGGTCTCTTTCTCGATCAGCATATCGATAGCATCCGTCAGCTGGATTTCATCGCCCGCACCCGGAGGCGTTTTCGCCAGCAGCGCCCAAATTTCAGCGCTCAGTACGTAACGACCAACAACAGCAAGGTTAGACGGCGCGACGTCCGCTTTAGGTTTTTCAACAACGCCAACCATCGGTACGCTTTCGCCAGGTTGCAGGTCAACGCCTTTGCAGTCAACCACGCCGTAAGCGGTCACGTCGTCGACTGGCTCAACCATAATCTGGCTGCTGCCGGTTTCGTCGAAGCGTTTAATCATTTCCGCCAGGTTTTCCTGGGAAAGATCGGACTCGTACTCATCAAGGATCACATCAGGCAGAATAACCGCGACCGGCTCATCACCCACTACAGGATGTGCGCACAATACTGCATGCCCCAGGCCCTTCGCCAGGCCCTGACGAACCTGCATAATGGTAACGTGTGGAGGACAAATAGACTGCACTTCCTCCAGCAGCTGGCGCTTAACGCGTTTTTCCAGCATTGCTTCGAGTTCGAAACTGGTATCGAAATGGTTTTCGATAGAGTTTTTAGATGAATGCGTCACCAGCACAATTTCGGTGATACCTGCTGCAATACATTCATTCACGACATACTGGATTAATGGCTTATCAACCAGAGGCAGCATCTCTTTTGGGATTGCCTTCGTCGCTGGCAACATCCTGGTACCCAATCCCGCCACCGGGATAACGGCCTTTCTGACTTTCGAATTAAGGGCAGCCATTGAAATTCTCCTGAACTGTTCAAGTTTTGAACTTTTATGCATTGAATAACGCGTTGAGTATACAGTCTCAGCCACTAATACGGGTCTGAAAAGAACGCGTTGCCGATCAATTAAGACAAATACGCATGAAACTTGCAGCGATAGTAGCACTGCCAGCAAAAACACAGGTAAAGCAATCTGAAAAATAAAATCTGACTGCTTACTCCGTGGACAACATTAAGCGTAACCGCCCTCCGGCACCCCAAATTTGGCACTGCCAGGAGGTGCAGCGATGGCTAATTTGATTAAGGTAAGTATTTCCCAGCGTACCCAACGGCACGCCGTTACTCACCTGAATATGGTGTTCGCCAGTATTCAGTGTGGCATTTAATCCCGCAGACACCAAAATAAGGTTATTCAACCCGCTGTGATAATAGCCAACCAGAAGCGGGAACTGCCCCGGTAAATTGGCCTGGCGAAAAAGTTGGTTGACCTGTTTTAGTAAACTGCCTAGCTCAGGAAGTCGTTGCCCCTGATGGGATAATTGTTCCTGTAGCAATCCATTAAACAGCGCCCGGAGTAATAAGGCCGCCAGAACGCCGTTATCTCCCGCTCGGGTAACATCCAGGCAATAAAAAGCGAGGTCGGAATCCGAGAGCGGCGCAATATCCAGCACCAGTCCAGGCTGGTCAGCCGCTACCAGCTGGCGATAATTTACTCTGCAATGAGAGATATTTTGCTGCACCGGCGGCTGAAGTTCCTGAAGCAGCTTCGCGGCCGCGAGAGGATTACTGACTAAAGCATCCCAGTCCTGGAAAAGACGTTCTTCTTCTTCCACCCGGGAATTAAACATATTGGGATACAGGCAGGCCAACACCGTTTCACGCAGACGGTTCAAATCTTTAACCGGTTTGAGCAGAATATCCTGCACACCTAAACGCAACGCCTTAGCAATATCCGCCATATTTTCGGTGGCCGAGATCACCAGTATCGGTGTCTGATAACCTTCATTACGCAGGTTTTCTACCAGCATTAATCCGTCCATGCGCGGCATCTCAAGATCGCAGATCATCAGATCCGGCGCCATGCTGGCCATTTTTTCCAGTGCCTCGACGCCATCTTCGGCAAGGGACGTGGTTGCACCCAGTGAGGATAACCACGAATCCAGTAGCGATCGGAAAACGGGCTCGTCTTCTACTATCAAAATATGTTTTCCGGCCAATGGCTGTGTCATGGTTCCTCCCCTGGCTGACAGTTACTCAATAGTGGCATGCTATTGGTACTATCGCCTGTCAGATTTTGCTGAAGTAATCAAAAAAGTGCTCAACGTGCTGTACGCACAAAAGGCAACAGTTCATCTATTTTCTTTTCGACGGCTAACGAGCCCGCTGCTATGGCGGCCTCAGCCCGGTGGAAATCAAGGGTAGAGATTTGTGGACAATAGGGTTGAATAAGAATATCCGGAGGGTCGCCAGCCATACGGTTTCGCTTCAGGCGATTCTCAAGAATTTGAATAGAGGTCGTCATGATTTCAATGGCGTTCGGTGCGGTCACCGCGCGACGGGCAGCCAGGCGCCCTATTCTGCCGCGTAATCGAGCATGCCAGGCAAGTTTCTCCTCTTCCGTGTCATCGCTCTGAAGATTAACCGGCATCAAATCCTGCTGCATAAGGTGAGCGTCGTGCTGTAAATCCACGGCAATGACGATATCCGCCCCCATGGCGCGCGTCAGAGAGACAGGGACAGGATTCACTACGCCACCGTCAACGAGCCAGTAGCCATTGTGAGGCACAGGCGCCATTAATCCAGGCATACTACAGGATGCACGAACGGCGAGATGAATATCCCCTTCGGTGAGCCATAACTCCCTGCCCGTACTGAGGTTGGTTGCAACGGCCCCGAAAGGCATTTGGCAGTGGCTGAAGTCAGCGAGGGGCATTATCTTGCGAAACTGATTGAACACGCGTTCGCCGCGCAGCAGGCCGCCACGCTGCCAGGAGAGATCCATCAGGCGCAGCACATCCCAGTAACTGAAGGAGCGCACCCAGCTTTCAAGCTCCGGGAGCTTACCGCAGGCGTACGCAGATCCGACCAGCGACCCGATAGAACATCCTGCAACAATATCAACGTCAATCCCCATCTGGTTTAAGGTATTGATAACGCCAATATGTGACCAACCCCGGGCAGCACCTGAGCCCAACGCCAGTCCAATTTTTACCTTTCTCATTAGCCCTGTTTTACTTCCCCTGGATTCCCGACATAGCGTCAACGCACCTGCTCAGTTAACATATTGCTACCTTAAGCGTTTAACGCCTTATTTTTTGTTCCAGGAAGAGAATCGTGTCTCAACTCTGCCCCTGTGGTAGCGCTCTGGAGTATAGCCTATGTTGCCAGCGATATCTTTCTGGCAAGCAGGTTGCACCAGACCCGTCACACCTTATGCGCTCGCGGTATACTGCTTTTGTGATCAAAAACGCAGACTACCTGATTAAAACCTGGCATCCGTCCTGCCATGCTGCCGATTTTAGCCAAGAGATTGAAGCCGGATTTGCTAACACCGTCTGGCTGGGCCTCACCGTCTTTGAAGCCGCTCCCGGCCGCGATGCGAACGAGGGCTATGTCAGTTTTGTCGCCCGCTTTAGCGAACAAAACAAACCCGGCGCCATCATTGAACGGTCACGGTTCTTAAAGGACAGCGGGCAATGGTATTATATTGACGGCACACGTCCGCAATTCGGTCGTAACGATCCCTGCCCCTGTGGTTCAGGAAAAAAATTTAAAAAGTGTTGCGGCAGTAATGCCTGACAACTCAGACTTCGCAAATACATAAACAGGATTTCCCGGCGATGCAATCATTACAACGTAAAGTTCTGCGCACTATCTGTCCCGATCAAAAAGGGCTGATCGCACGAATTACCAACATTTGCTACAAGCATGAACTGAATATCGTGCAGAACAACGAGTTCGTTGACCACCGTACCGGTCGCTTCTTTATGCGTACCGAACTGGAAGGCATTTTCAACGACACAACCCTGCTTGCCGATCTGGACAGCGCCCTGCCGGAAGGCTCGGTGCGTGAGCTTAACCCGGCGGGCCGTCGCCGTATTGTCATTCTGGTCACCAAAGAGGCGCACTGCCTGGGCGATCTGCTGATGAAAGCCAACTACGGTGGCCTGGACGTCGAAATTGCCGCCGTCATTGGCAACCACGAGACGCTGCGTACGCTGGTAGAACGTTTCGACATTCCGTTTGAGCTGGTCAGTCACGAAGGCCATACCCGTGAAGAGCACGACAACCTGATGGCTGCTGCGATTGAAGCGCATAACCCGGACTACGTGGTGCTGGCGAAATATATGCGCGTGCTGACGCCATCCTTCGTGGCGCGCTTCCCGAACAAGATTATCAACATCCACCACTCCTTCCTGCCAGCCTTTATTGGCGCGCGTCCGTATCACCAGGCATACGAGCGTGGGGTGAAGATCATTGGCGCAACCGCGCACTACGTGAATGATAATCTGGATGAAGGCCCAATCATCATGCAGGACGTGATTCACGTGGATCACACCTACACGGCAGAAGATATGATGCGTGCTGGCCGTGACGTTGAGAAGAACGTACTAAGCCGTGCGCTGTATCAGGTACTTGCCCAGCGCGTCTTTGTGTACGGCAACAGAACGATTATTCTTTAATCCCTCGGAAAATGAATTGATTAGCTTTACGCCTTTACGGATAAAAAGCAGGCAAACAGCTTCATTTTCCTAAAGGAATGCTTTACAGGGGCGTCTCATTTGATATGATGCGCCCCGCTTCCAACAGGAAGCAGGCCAGTTAAAAGCATTACCCCGTGGTGGGGTTCCCGAGCGGCCAAAGGGAGCAGACTGTAAATCTGCCGTCATCGACTTCGAAGGTTCGAATCCTTCCCCCACCACCATCTCCAGCTTTACCTCAAAATATGAATTACCCCTGGTGGGGTTCCCGAGCGGCCAAAGGGAGCAGACTGTAAATCTGCCGTCATCGACTTCGAAGGTTCGAATCCTTCCCCCACCACCATCACTTCCAGATGCTACAGCACTCTCTCAAAGCACAATGCCCCATGGTTCTCCCATGCGGGGAAGGATAAGAAGCTTCGACCAAGGTTCGATTCGAGCATAGTGAATTCTGTAGGCCGGGTAAGGCGCAACCGCCACCCGGCATCCGCACGAAACCCTGGATCGGAGACAAAAAAAACCCCGCATATGCGGGGTTGTATTAATACAGCGAATCAGCGACGAGCACGCACAACCTGATATTTGCGCGTCAGGTACTCCACCGGCGCACTCCAGATGTGCACCAGGCGAGAGAACGGGAACAGCACAAACAGGGTCATACCCAACACCAGGTGAACGCGGAAGATGAACGCCACGCCGTCCAGATGCTCAGAGGCGCCCCCGCGGAAGGTCACGACAGACTGCGCCCATCCCACCAGCTTCATCATCTCGCTGCCGTCCATATGCTGCGCAGAGAATGGAATGGTCAGCAGACCAAGCGCACACTGCACCATCAGCAGGGAGAGGATCAGGATGTCCGCTCCGGTCGTGGTAGCCCGCACGCGTGGGCTGAACAGACGGCGTTTCAGCAGCAACAGACCACCCACCAGGGTCATCACGCCGCAGGCGCCACCGGCGAGCATCGCCATCTTCTGCTTCACGTCAATCGGCAGCCACGCTTCGTACATCCAGTGCGGGGTCAGCATCCCCAGGAAGTGACCGGCGAAAATCCCCAAAATCCCGATGTGGAACAGGTTTGACGCCAGGTTCATCCCTTTACGATCCAGCATCTGGCTGGAGGCAGCACGCCAGGTGTACTGGCCATAGTCATAACGCAGCCAGCTTCCCACCAGGAACACGGTGCCCGCGATATACGGGTAAATGTCAAAGAAGAACATATTCAGGAAGTGCATTAGTGCTGTCCTCCGTTAGAGATATTCAAATATTGCGGAGCCACCGCTCCGGCAAAACGACGCTGATGCGCGGAGATTTCAGATTCGCCACAGCTCTGGTCAGCAAAGAATTTCACCTGCTCTTCTTCCCAGACGGCATCCAGTGCTTGTGGGGTATCGTCCCGGGCTTCATCCGCGATTTTCTCCGCCACTTTTTCACTGTCAACCGAGGCGTTAGCCAGTTTCACCAGCAGATCAAACAGGACTGCATAGCTGCTCTCACGTTGCTGGAGACGCGCGCCGAGCAACGCCAGAATGGGAGCAATATCCTGCAACCCGCCCAGCGCTTCCTCTTTCGGCAACTGCGCCAGATATTCCAGATACAGCGGCAGGTGATCCGGCAGCTCGCGGCTGTCGAGTTGCAAACCGTGCTGCTCGTACTGGGCCATCAGATCCACCATCGCCTGACCACGGTCGCGGGATTCACCGTGAACGTGTTCGAACAACAGCAGAGACGTGGCACGACCCCGGTCAAACAGCTGGCTGTAGTCTGCCTGCGCATCAAGAAGATCGCGCGCCAGCAGATCGCGGAGGAAAACGCCCAGCTTCTGGGCATCCTCTTTATCCAGGTTTTCAGATGACGCGAGTGCATCAAAGAGTTCCTGTTGATGCTGCACAAGCGCAGCATCAGGGTACTCGAGCAGACGCGAAACAATGACGAGTTCAATCATTGGTGCGGCTCCGTTTTGCTGGTCACATCCATCGCGTCGATGCGGCGGCTGTTGAACAGGTTGAATTTGCTGTCTGACCCGTGGCAACCGTCGCCAAAGGTAAAGCCACACCCACTTTTCTCCGGGAAGGCCTCGCGAGCCAGTTCACGGTGGCTGCTCGGCACCACGAAACGATCTTCGTAGTTAGCGATTGCCAGATAGCGGTACATCTCCTGCGCCTGCGCTTCGGTCAGACCAACCTCTTCCAGCGCGCGGGTATCGTTCACGCCGTCAACAGTTTCCGCACGTTTGAAGTGACGCATCGCCAGCATACGTTTCAGCGCCAGCAGTACCGGCTGGGTATCCCCGGCGGTGAGCAGGTTGGCCAGATACTGAACCGGGATACGCAGGCTTTCCACGTCCGGCAGAATGCCGTTGCTGCCCAGTTCACCCGCATCCGCCGCAGACTGAATCGGAGACAGCGGCGGCACGTACCAGACCATCGGCAGCGTGCGGTATTCCGGGTGCAGCGGCAGGGCCAGCTTCCAGTCCATCGCCATTTTGTACACCGGAGACTGCTGTGCGGCGTCAATCACGCTCTGCGGAATACCGTCTTTCAGCGCCTGCTCAATAACCTTCGGATCGTTTGGATCGAGGAAGACGTCTAGTTGACGCTGATACAGATCTTTCTCGTTCTCGGTGCTTGCGGCATTTTCAATCGCGTCCGCGTCGTACAGCAGCACGCCGAGGTAGCGGATACGACCTACGCAGCTCTCTGAGCAGACGGTCGGCATACCGGCTTCGATACGCGGGTAGCAGAAGATGCACTTCTCAGACTTACCGCTCTTCCAGTTGAAGTAGATTTTTTTGTACGGGCAGCCGGTGATGCACATACGCCAGCCGCGGCACTTGTCCTGGTCGATCAGCACAATGCCATCTTCTTCACGCTTGTAGATGGCGCCGCTTGGGCAGGTAGCCACGCACGCCGGGTTAAGGCAGTGTTCGCACAGGCGCGGCAGGTACATCATGAAGGTGTTTTCGAACTGGCCGTACATCGCCTTCTGCATGTTCTCGAAGTTCTGGTCTTTGGCGCGTTTTTCGAACTCGCCGCCCAGAATCTCTTCCCAGTTTGGACCGCTGGTAATTTTGTCCATGCGCTGGCCGGTGATCAGCGAGCGAGGACGGGCGATCGGCTGGTGTTTGCTTTCCGGCGCGTTGTGCAGGTTCTGGTAGTCGTAATCAAACGGCTCGTAGTAATCATCGATGCCCGGCAGATGCGGGTTAGCGAAGATTTTTCCCAGCAACATGGCACGGTTACCCATGCGCGGTTGCAGTTTGCCGTTGATTTTACGGATCCAGCCGCCCTTCCACTTCTCCTGGTTTTCCCAGTCGGTCGGGAAGCCGGTGCCCGGCTTACTTTCCACGTTGTTGAACCAGGCGTACTCCATACCTTCACGGCTGGTCCAGACGTTTTTACAGGTGACTGAGCAGGTATGACAGCCGATGCATTTATCCAGATTCAGCACCATGCCGACTTGTGAACGAATTTTCATTTTACGCTCTCCTGTACCTGGTCATTACCTTCGCCATCTAACCAGTTAATATTCTTCATCTTACGTACCACCACGAACTCATCGCGGTTCGATCCTACGGTGCCGTAGTAGTTAAAGCCGTAGGCCAGCTGGGCATAGCCACCGATCATGTGGGTCGGCTTCGGCGTAATACGGGTCACGGAGTTGTGAATACCGCCGCGCTGTTCGGTGATCTCAGACCCCGGCAGGTTAACGATACGTTCCTGCGCGTGGTACATCATGGTCATCCCGGCCGGTACGCGCTGGCTCACCACCGCACGTGCCGTCAGGGCACCGTTGCTGTTGAACACTTCAATCCAGTCGTTATCTTCGATACCCAGATCTTTGGCGTCCGCTTCGCTCATCCAGACGATTGGCCCCCCGCGCGACAGGGTCAGCATCAGCAGGTTGTCGCTATAGGTGGAGTGGATACCCCACTTCTGGTGCGGCGTCAGGAAGTTCAGCGCCTTCTCAGGGTTACCGTTCGATTTCGCACCCATCACCGCTTTCACGGAGCGGGTGTCGATTGGCGGACGGTAAACCAGCAGGCTTTCACCGAAGTCACGCATCCACTGGTGATCCTGATACAGAGACTGACGGCCAGACAGCGTGCGCCATGGGATCAACTCGTGAACGTTGGTGTATCCGGCGTTATAGGACACATGTTCATCTTCGAGGCCAGACCAGGTCGGGCTGGAGATAATCTTGCGCGGCTGGGCCTGAATATCGCGGAAGCGGATTTTCTCTTCCTCTTTATTCTTCGCCAGGTGCGTATGGTCACGACCGGTAAACTCGCTCAGGGCCGCCCAGGCTTTCACCGCCACGTGGCCGTTGGTTTCCGGGGCCAGGGTCAGGATCATTTCCGCCGCATCAATCGCCGTGTTCAGCATCGGCTGGCCTTTCGCCGGGCCGTCCGCTTTGGTGTAATTGAGCCTGCGCAGCAGGTCCATTTCACTCTGGGTGTTCCAGGCGATCCCTTTCCCGCCGTTACCGATTTTTTCCATCAGCGGGCCGATAGAGGTAAAGCGCTCGTACGTTGCCGGGTAATCACGTTCAACCGGAATAATGTGCGGCGCGGTTACGCCTGGGATCAGGTCGCACTCGCCTTTTTTCCAGTCCTTCACGTCCAGCGGTTGCGCCAGTTCGGCAGCGGAGTCGTGCTGGATTGGCAGCGTCACCACGTCGGTCTCTTTGCCCAGGTGCCCTACACAGACTTCGGAGAATTTCTTCGCGATGTCTTTGTAGATTTCCCAGTCGCTTTTTGATTCCCATGCCGGGTCAACGGCCGCAGACAGCGGATGAATAAACGGATGCATATCCGACGTATTCATGTCGTCTTTTTCGTACCAGGTGGCGGTAGGCAGCACGATATCGGAGTACAGGCAGGTACTGGACAGACGGAAGTCCAGCGTTACCACCAGATCCAGCTTGCCGTCCAGACCGTTGTCTTTCCATTCAACTTCTTCTGGCTTCACGCCGCCCTGCTTGCCGAGATCTTTACCCTGAATACCGTTTTCGGTACCGAGCAGGTATTTCAGCATGTATTCATGGCCTTTACCGGACGAACCCAGCAGGTTAGAGCGCCAGATGAACAGGTTACGCGGATGGTTTTTACCGTTCTCCGGCTGTTCTGCCGCGAAGCGGATTGAGCCGTCTTTGAGGGATTTAACGGTGTAGTCAACCGGTGACATGCCCGCTTTCTTCGCCGCTTCCGCAATGCGCAGCGGGTTCGTGCCCAGCTGCGGCGCAGACGGCAGCCAGCCCATACGCTCAGCGCGCACGTTGAAGTCAATCAGGTGGCCGCTGTAGCGGGATTTATCCGCCATCGGCGACAGCAGTTCCTGGGCGGTAACCGTCTCGTAGCGCCACTGGCTGGAGTGGTTATAGAAGTAGGAGGTGCTGTTCATGTGACGGGCCGGACGCTGCCAGTCAAGGGCAAACGCCAGCGGCTGCCAGCCGGTCTGCGGACGCAGTTTTTCCTGGCCCACGTAGTGCGCCCAGCCGCCGCCGCTCTGCCCGACGCAGCCGCAGAAGATCAGCATGTTGATCAGGCCGCGATAGTTCATATCGAGGTGATACCAGTGGTTCAGACCGGCACCGACGATGATCATGGAGCGACCGTGGGTTTTGTCGGCGTTTTCCGCAAATTCACGCGCGATACGGGTGATCTGCGCGCGTGGCACGCCGGTGATCTGCTCCGCCCAGGCCGGGGTATAAGCCTTCACGTCATCATAGCTGGTCGCGCAGTTTTCATCGTTCAGGCCGCGCTCCAGGCCGTAGTTCGCCATGGTCAGATCGTAGACGGTAGTGACCAGAGCAGTAGAACCGTCCGCCAGTTGCAGGCGCTTAACCGGCAGTTTGTGCATCAGAACGTTTTGCAGCTCAACCTTGTTGAAGTGCTCGGAACCTTCACCACCAAAGTACGGGAAGCCGACATCGGCGATCTCATCCTGGCTGCCCAGCATGCTGAGACGAAGTTCCGTCTCTTCACCCGTGGTGCCGTTACGCTGCTCCAGGTTCCATTTGCCTTTTTCGCCCCAGCGGAAGCCGATAGAGCCGTTTGGCGCCACCAGCTCGCCGTTGCTGTTGCAGGCGACCGTTTTCCACTCCGGGTTGTTTTCCTGACCCAGCGCGTCCACCAGATCCGCGGCACGCAGCATACGGCCTGCGGCGTAATAGCCGTCACGCTCTTCGAGCATCACCAGCATTGGCATGTCGGTGTAGCGACGCACGTAATCGGTGAAATACTGGCTTGGCTTGTCGAGGTGGAATTCACGCAACATTACGTGGCCCATCGCCAGCGCCATGGCGGCATCGGTACCCTGTTTCGGCGCCAGCCACAGGTCGCACAGCTTGGCGATTTCGGCGTAGTCCGGGGTCACGGCAACGGTTTTGGTCCCTTTGTAACGTACTTCGGTAAAGAAGTGCGCATCCGGGGTACGGGTCTGCGGAACGTTAGAGCCCCAGGCGATGATGTAGCTGGAGTTGTACCAGTCAGCGGACTCCGGCACGTCGGTCTGCTCGCCCCAGGTCTGTGGCGACGCTGGCGGCAGGTCGCAGTACCAGTCGTAGAAGCTCAGGCAGGTTCCGCCGATGAGTGACAGGTAGCGCGCGCCGGAGGCGTAAGAGACCATCGACATCGCCGGGATTGGCGAGAAGCCTGCCACACGGTCAGGACCGTAAGTTTTCACGGTGTAGACGTTGGAAGCCGCAATC
It encodes:
- the galU gene encoding UTP--glucose-1-phosphate uridylyltransferase GalU, coding for MAALNSKVRKAVIPVAGLGTRMLPATKAIPKEMLPLVDKPLIQYVVNECIAAGITEIVLVTHSSKNSIENHFDTSFELEAMLEKRVKRQLLEEVQSICPPHVTIMQVRQGLAKGLGHAVLCAHPVVGDEPVAVILPDVILDEYESDLSQENLAEMIKRFDETGSSQIMVEPVDDVTAYGVVDCKGVDLQPGESVPMVGVVEKPKADVAPSNLAVVGRYVLSAEIWALLAKTPPGAGDEIQLTDAIDMLIEKETVEAYHMKGKSHDCGNKLGYMQAFVEYGIRHNSLGEEFKAWLKGSVGIK
- the rssB gene encoding two-component system response regulator RssB, with the protein product MTQPLAGKHILIVEDEPVFRSLLDSWLSSLGATTSLAEDGVEALEKMASMAPDLMICDLEMPRMDGLMLVENLRNEGYQTPILVISATENMADIAKALRLGVQDILLKPVKDLNRLRETVLACLYPNMFNSRVEEEERLFQDWDALVSNPLAAAKLLQELQPPVQQNISHCRVNYRQLVAADQPGLVLDIAPLSDSDLAFYCLDVTRAGDNGVLAALLLRALFNGLLQEQLSHQGQRLPELGSLLKQVNQLFRQANLPGQFPLLVGYYHSGLNNLILVSAGLNATLNTGEHHIQVSNGVPLGTLGNTYLNQISHRCTSWQCQIWGAGGRLRLMLSTE
- the rssA gene encoding patatin-like phospholipase RssA; the protein is MRKVKIGLALGSGAARGWSHIGVINTLNQMGIDVDIVAGCSIGSLVGSAYACGKLPELESWVRSFSYWDVLRLMDLSWQRGGLLRGERVFNQFRKIMPLADFSHCQMPFGAVATNLSTGRELWLTEGDIHLAVRASCSMPGLMAPVPHNGYWLVDGGVVNPVPVSLTRAMGADIVIAVDLQHDAHLMQQDLMPVNLQSDDTEEEKLAWHARLRGRIGRLAARRAVTAPNAIEIMTTSIQILENRLKRNRMAGDPPDILIQPYCPQISTLDFHRAEAAIAAGSLAVEKKIDELLPFVRTAR
- a CDS encoding YchJ family protein; this translates as MSQLCPCGSALEYSLCCQRYLSGKQVAPDPSHLMRSRYTAFVIKNADYLIKTWHPSCHAADFSQEIEAGFANTVWLGLTVFEAAPGRDANEGYVSFVARFSEQNKPGAIIERSRFLKDSGQWYYIDGTRPQFGRNDPCPCGSGKKFKKCCGSNA
- the purU gene encoding formyltetrahydrofolate deformylase — its product is MQSLQRKVLRTICPDQKGLIARITNICYKHELNIVQNNEFVDHRTGRFFMRTELEGIFNDTTLLADLDSALPEGSVRELNPAGRRRIVILVTKEAHCLGDLLMKANYGGLDVEIAAVIGNHETLRTLVERFDIPFELVSHEGHTREEHDNLMAAAIEAHNPDYVVLAKYMRVLTPSFVARFPNKIINIHHSFLPAFIGARPYHQAYERGVKIIGATAHYVNDNLDEGPIIMQDVIHVDHTYTAEDMMRAGRDVEKNVLSRALYQVLAQRVFVYGNRTIIL
- the narI gene encoding respiratory nitrate reductase subunit gamma translates to MHFLNMFFFDIYPYIAGTVFLVGSWLRYDYGQYTWRAASSQMLDRKGMNLASNLFHIGILGIFAGHFLGMLTPHWMYEAWLPIDVKQKMAMLAGGACGVMTLVGGLLLLKRRLFSPRVRATTTGADILILSLLMVQCALGLLTIPFSAQHMDGSEMMKLVGWAQSVVTFRGGASEHLDGVAFIFRVHLVLGMTLFVLFPFSRLVHIWSAPVEYLTRKYQVVRARR
- the narJ gene encoding nitrate reductase molybdenum cofactor assembly chaperone — its product is MIELVIVSRLLEYPDAALVQHQQELFDALASSENLDKEDAQKLGVFLRDLLARDLLDAQADYSQLFDRGRATSLLLFEHVHGESRDRGQAMVDLMAQYEQHGLQLDSRELPDHLPLYLEYLAQLPKEEALGGLQDIAPILALLGARLQQRESSYAVLFDLLVKLANASVDSEKVAEKIADEARDDTPQALDAVWEEEQVKFFADQSCGESEISAHQRRFAGAVAPQYLNISNGGQH
- the narH gene encoding nitrate reductase subunit beta encodes the protein MKIRSQVGMVLNLDKCIGCHTCSVTCKNVWTSREGMEYAWFNNVESKPGTGFPTDWENQEKWKGGWIRKINGKLQPRMGNRAMLLGKIFANPHLPGIDDYYEPFDYDYQNLHNAPESKHQPIARPRSLITGQRMDKITSGPNWEEILGGEFEKRAKDQNFENMQKAMYGQFENTFMMYLPRLCEHCLNPACVATCPSGAIYKREEDGIVLIDQDKCRGWRMCITGCPYKKIYFNWKSGKSEKCIFCYPRIEAGMPTVCSESCVGRIRYLGVLLYDADAIENAASTENEKDLYQRQLDVFLDPNDPKVIEQALKDGIPQSVIDAAQQSPVYKMAMDWKLALPLHPEYRTLPMVWYVPPLSPIQSAADAGELGSNGILPDVESLRIPVQYLANLLTAGDTQPVLLALKRMLAMRHFKRAETVDGVNDTRALEEVGLTEAQAQEMYRYLAIANYEDRFVVPSSHRELAREAFPEKSGCGFTFGDGCHGSDSKFNLFNSRRIDAMDVTSKTEPHQ
- a CDS encoding nitrate reductase subunit alpha, with protein sequence MSKFLDRFRYFKQKGETFADGHGQVLDTNRDWEDGYRQRWQHDKVVRSTHGVNCTGSCSWKIFVKNGLVTWEMQQTDYPRTRPDMPNHEPRGCPRGASYSWYLYSANRLKYPLMRKRLMKMWREAKVQHSDPVDAWASIIEDADKAKSFKQARGRGGFVRSSWKEVNELIAASNVYTVKTYGPDRVAGFSPIPAMSMVSYASGARYLSLIGGTCLSFYDWYCDLPPASPQTWGEQTDVPESADWYNSSYIIAWGSNVPQTRTPDAHFFTEVRYKGTKTVAVTPDYAEIAKLCDLWLAPKQGTDAAMALAMGHVMLREFHLDKPSQYFTDYVRRYTDMPMLVMLEERDGYYAAGRMLRAADLVDALGQENNPEWKTVACNSNGELVAPNGSIGFRWGEKGKWNLEQRNGTTGEETELRLSMLGSQDEIADVGFPYFGGEGSEHFNKVELQNVLMHKLPVKRLQLADGSTALVTTVYDLTMANYGLERGLNDENCATSYDDVKAYTPAWAEQITGVPRAQITRIAREFAENADKTHGRSMIIVGAGLNHWYHLDMNYRGLINMLIFCGCVGQSGGGWAHYVGQEKLRPQTGWQPLAFALDWQRPARHMNSTSYFYNHSSQWRYETVTAQELLSPMADKSRYSGHLIDFNVRAERMGWLPSAPQLGTNPLRIAEAAKKAGMSPVDYTVKSLKDGSIRFAAEQPENGKNHPRNLFIWRSNLLGSSGKGHEYMLKYLLGTENGIQGKDLGKQGGVKPEEVEWKDNGLDGKLDLVVTLDFRLSSTCLYSDIVLPTATWYEKDDMNTSDMHPFIHPLSAAVDPAWESKSDWEIYKDIAKKFSEVCVGHLGKETDVVTLPIQHDSAAELAQPLDVKDWKKGECDLIPGVTAPHIIPVERDYPATYERFTSIGPLMEKIGNGGKGIAWNTQSEMDLLRRLNYTKADGPAKGQPMLNTAIDAAEMILTLAPETNGHVAVKAWAALSEFTGRDHTHLAKNKEEEKIRFRDIQAQPRKIISSPTWSGLEDEHVSYNAGYTNVHELIPWRTLSGRQSLYQDHQWMRDFGESLLVYRPPIDTRSVKAVMGAKSNGNPEKALNFLTPHQKWGIHSTYSDNLLMLTLSRGGPIVWMSEADAKDLGIEDNDWIEVFNSNGALTARAVVSQRVPAGMTMMYHAQERIVNLPGSEITEQRGGIHNSVTRITPKPTHMIGGYAQLAYGFNYYGTVGSNRDEFVVVRKMKNINWLDGEGNDQVQESVK